The Bacillus carboniphilus genome contains a region encoding:
- a CDS encoding immunity protein YezG family protein — MNTFEDRFSKLQADMISICMEYIEERADKIYVYASCEESIISSKFFYLINNKYVKPHKVNDVLANEDERYNVSSERQFMVLDILNEDIEKIKELCLDYEKDMPTEMKLIYDVKSGKYKAEYKYDLVYTNHETKTARQIADEWFEEVKKNNL, encoded by the coding sequence ATGAATACTTTTGAAGATAGATTTAGTAAATTGCAAGCTGATATGATATCCATATGTATGGAGTATATTGAAGAGAGGGCGGATAAAATATATGTATACGCTTCATGTGAGGAAAGCATTATTTCGAGTAAATTTTTTTATTTAATTAATAATAAGTATGTGAAGCCTCATAAAGTGAATGATGTATTGGCGAATGAGGATGAAAGATATAATGTATCTTCGGAACGCCAGTTTATGGTATTAGATATCTTAAATGAAGATATTGAAAAAATTAAAGAATTATGTTTGGATTATGAAAAAGACATGCCTACTGAAATGAAGTTAATATATGATGTTAAGAGTGGCAAATACAAAGCTGAATACAAGTATGATTTAGTTTATACTAATCATGAAACTAAAACGGCTCGTCAGATTGCTGATGAATGGTTTGAAGAGGTAAAAAAAAATAACCTTTAA